The genomic DNA GCAGCGTGTCGTTGCTCGGCAGGCCGGGCACCGTGTAGTTGCCCTGGATAAACTGCTCAAAGTCGGGGTAGGTGATATTCTCGGCGTAGGGGAACGTCACGTTCCGGCAGGTCGTGACAGGGACCAGCTTCTTGTCCGTCGCATTCAACTGGGTATAGTTCGAGACAAATGTGCTCATCGAGTACGCCTCCTTCTTGTCCTGCGAGACCGTCTCGAGACCCAGGCCAGTAGCAATAGCCCGGATacggtcgtcgacgtcgccaAACGGAGCGCGCCAGCAGAGCGGCGTCACGCCAGTCGCGAGCTTGATGGCCTTGGCCGTATAAAACAGCTCAGCAAAGGCATCTTCGTTGCTCAGCGTCGTCATGGAGCGCTGCGACCAGGAATGGCCACAGAGAACATGGCCGTCGCTCAGTGCACGGCGAGCATCGCTGGGCGACGACCGGACGTTGGAGCCAGAGTAGAACAGCGTCGCTTTGAGCTTGTGTTGGTCCAAAAGATCAAAGAGGTCCGAGTGGGTCCCATTCTCGCCGCTGCTCAATgcaaggccgagcgtgtCCGGCTCCAAGCACGCGGCCAGGTCGCCGGTAAGGTTGGCATGCTTGGGGGTCGTGCATTTCGTGGCCGTGTACCAGCAGTCGGGGTCCGAGGTGGTGTTGTAGCCAGTGCCATTCGTGCCAAAGTCTGGGTTAGTGGAAAAACGTACGCGAAGAAGTGCTCTTGGGCTTCACCTCAACATCGTCAGGCAGGACGTGCGCTTCTCGAATTTCGGACCACAGCTGCTGAGCGTGTTCGTCGCCCTGCTGGATCGTGGCGGGCTGTCCAGCCTGGGGAAAGAAGTGGTCGTCTAAGAGTGCGTCGATATCCGACTTTGTCGCATCGCACAGGACACCGTCGCCGGTAGCACAGTGGTCTGTGCCCAGCCCTTGGGTTTCATTAAATTGTTCGATCTCGGCGCGGGCCAAGCCTGTCGCTAGAAGAGTCAGGAGGAGGAGTTGATAGTGCCCTTTCATTCCAGATGGGTGCCTGTCGTTTCGATTACAAACCACGCCGCCTTATAAGCGCTACGATGAGGCTATGCTCAAGATGCGCCCTAGGCGCAATAGGTCTTGGCACCGTCGGATATTCACGCACTCAGGGTCGGCCGAGGCATCAATTTGCAGGATGATTTACCTCGAGGCCGCGATTCGGACATGGGCCGAATTTTTGCACGCCATTAATTGGCTGCCAGGGGTATTCGCTACCCCGCAACGATTCATGGTGCGGCTGCATCTCGGAGGCAGCCGAAATGTGCTACGGTATTCCGGCATTGATCGGGCGGGGATTCCCCGCAAAAGAGGGCTCATGACAGTGCCCCGCCTGGAAATTGAATGCGTGTTTGAATGTACTGGCTTGTGTGGGTGTGACAAACCATAGCTCATCGAGGGTGTAAATGAATTCAGGGCGGGGGCGCTCATTTTGTCGTCACTTTCTAGATCAATGCAGAGAGCACAAGGGCTAAAGTTCCGTACAATATTAAGCAGGCTATGAAATGCAATAGGCCATTTTGGGGGTGTATTAATTAAAAGATCATGGGTAATTCAACCAACAATGGCAATCCAAGCAGAAACAGCACCTGCACAAAGCAGAGCCGTCATACCAGCCTTAGTGGTAGAGAtgcccgccgcgctgccctTGGCATTGGCATGGCTGATTGTATATCCAGTGCCATCCGAATACGGAGAAAAGATTGCCGTATCAGATCCTGAAGTAGAAGTAAATACCCCGTTCGAATCTGCGGTGGGTAAACCAGCCCCCACGCCATTGAGGTCACTGTTCGCGATGGTGGGCTTTCCGTTTGCGATCGTCATCATTGGATCGCCGTTGAACGAGACGGTTGTCGTTGCCCTTTTTCCCAGCtcaggcgccgcgctgggcaAAGTTGCCGCGTGGGTCcatgcggcggcgagaAGCACGAAAAGAGCAAGATGATACTGCATTCTGATGGACATATAGCCATGATATAGAGACTTATATATAGTTTACCTCTCTCTGCGATCTTGGCCAGTCGATCACCATGCTTGCGAATCAAACTTTCCTGCATGCAAAATTTGGCTTGGCAGCCATCTCGCTGGAGGTCCCTTGAATAAATTTATTTGTAGCCAATGACCAACCAGCATGGCGCCATCCTGAAGCCCTTGTACACTGGAACAGGAGTATAGACGGTGGTATTGTGACAGAAAGAAGATGGCGTGGATGTCGCTACGGTCATTGTACGATCCCAAAATAGCTCATTCTCCAATACTACGTGACCCAAGAAAAAGAAGAAGAAAAGAGGACTGATTATGCGACGAGGGCAATGAAAGTAGAAACGGCCGTAGCGCAAAGGAGCGCCAACTTGCTAGCCTCGATGACCGAGCGACTAGCTGCACCACTATGGGCACTGGTCGTGGCCGCGGCAATTCCATCGTTTGAGCCAGCCGAGCTGCTAGCGGCAGCGCTCCCTGCGGCGCTTCCAGAGGAGAACATCGCACCTGTGGTTGCGCGGTTCTTACCAATAGCGGACATCGAATATCCGTCTGAAGATATACGCATGACCCACGTTGTTCCGCCATTTTCGGTGGTAATTTCTTCATCACTGTAAgtcggctcggcgagagcTTCTCCGCTACTTAACGTTAGGTATGGGCTTCCGTCCAACGACAAGGTCGTCTCTTGCCTTTGCACCAGCTTCGGCGCAGGAGTGGGAAAGTTAGCTGCACCAGCGAGTGCGGCAGTTAGGAGCACAAAAAGAGTAAGTTGGTACTGCATCATAAGGTATGGAGAACGTTCTCAGCGGCGGGCTACTTATATAGCCGGTTTCCCACCAAGCATCACGAGGGAAGTACTTTATGTCTTGGCAGACCCTCTCTAGATTTGGTAACGAGGCTGGGCGTACATTACGCTCATCGGCATATGAAATAATTTGCACCGGGCGAATGAGCGTCCGACAATAGCGCAGTCTCGCACGTTCCACCTATTTCTGGAGCGCATCCACGTCATTTGTGGCTGGTATCTGGCCTCTCTCTACGCAATATCGTGCGCAGTTATATGCACAGTTTCCATGTCCGTGGGGGCCGATGAGCCGGGGCGGGGTTCGACGTACCTTGGACCTGGGTGAACCCGCACCCCCCCAAATCGCGTGTCCTGGGCTGGTTCTTCGACATCTCATAGTCTCACGCACTCCTCGTATAATACAGTGTCTGACTACAAATACATCTCGTCCTACTCTTCTTCCTTGACGGGCTCATCGACCCACCCTCCGGCCAAGTCCGGCGGGAGTTCGTGCATCTGCACGCTAGGTGCGCCGTGCATGTAGCGGAGCTGTTCCAAGATCTGGACGCGGATGCGTTCCAAGCTGGACCGCGGGTTTTGGTTCTCGACACGCGCCAACAGAGGCTCATGGAGACGGTGTGTCGGCGCAAAAAAGGCATCGTACGGCGTATTCGGCAGGTCGTCCGGCACTTGCGTCCCTGTGAGGACCGACGTCTCGTACGTCCAGCATCGTGCAACGTTGCGAATCGTATATCCGCCACCGCCCAAGACAAGCAGCGGGATACCAAACGCCTTGGTAAACGCGACGCACTCGCCGTGTCCCGCGATACTCAAATTAAAACATCCCAAGCgatcgaggccgagcgagtCTGCGCCGCACTGCAGCACAATCGCGCCCGGGCGGAACGTGTAGATACACGGCTCAATCACACTCTTGAACAGCGAGACATAGGCGCTGTCGTCGATTCCGTCCTGGAGCGGCACATTCAGGCAAAAGTGCTTCCCGAGTCCGATGCCCACTTCCGAGATGTCGCCCGTGCACGGAAAAAAGTCGTTGCCGTACTTGTGGAACGAGACGGTCAGGACACGGTTCGACGTGTAGAATGCTTCCTggacgccgtcgccgtgGTGGATATCGATGTCGATGTACAAGACACGTGGATACGTCCGCAGCAATTCCAGAATCGCGAGGACGATGTCGTTGATGTAGCAGAATCCGCTCGCCTCAAACTTTTTCGCGTGGTGCAGACCACCGGTCCAGTTGATCGCGACGTCGGTCGTGcccgcggcgaggcgccgtgccgcggcgagcgacgcgcccgagtACGCCCGGCAAAAGTCGTACATTCCGTCAAACACCGGGCAGTCATCGGCAAAGTTGAAGCGCGTAAATGCGGCCGAGAGCGGTGTGGAAGGATTGACCGTGCTCAAAAAGTCGACATAGTCGCTATCGTGAAACATTTCGAGCTcttcgcgcgtcgcccaaCGCGGGGAATACACGTCCATATACTTGTGCAGCCCGTATCCGTGCACGAGCCGATTCGtgagcgcaaggcgcgccggtTTCATCGGGTGGCGTTCCCCATAGTGCTGTGTGAGTCGCTCCACGTACATAGTCGCTGACGCCCACCGGAAAGTAGTACGACACGCTCGGATTGGTGTGCGCCTGCGTATGTTTTGCGTctgcgagcagcgcgccttgTGTCAgctccggcgcgccgtcacTCCCCGTCTTTGTCCGATCGTAAAAGAAGGGCGCGCTGGAAAACGTAGGCAGCGTGGGCTTCTCCGCgttcgccgccgcggcaaaCTCCAGCACGACCATCGCCGGTGGCAGCCAGCTTTTCTGCCACGTGACTGATATTTTCCCTCCCACTGCATTGGTCAGCAATAGAGCGCGACGGAACGTGCCGAGCAATCCACTTGCACCATGGCGGGAATGAACGCCCGTACCGGGCTGCTGGTGCTTGGCATGCTGGTCACTGGTATTTTGAATTCAATTGTATCAAAATGGTGCGTTTCCGAGCTAATGTAGGCAAGATATGCAGTGTGTGGAAAACTGCGAGCCCGATAGCCCCGGGAAGCGCGTGGAGTACTCGCAGCCCGTCTGGCAAACGCTGCAGATGTTCATGGGCGAGCTGTGCTGCCTGGTCCCCTTTCTGTTCCGcattgcgcgccgccgctggcgtCGGTACCTGCGCGAAAAAGCGATGCAAAACGCCGAGAACCAGTCGTTGATCTCGGTGGACGAGTCCTACATTGTGCCGTACGGCGGTGTGCACGCCTCCTTTTTGCGTGTCAATGTGCCGAACCTCTTTGGCGGCTTCATGCCTGTGGATACGGAAGGCGGCACTGGCCGTAtgcgccagcgcggcgtgcactgGACCACGACCGCGGTGCTGTTCCTCTTCCCCGCCGCGTGCGATatctgcgcgacgacgctgATGAATGCGGCGCTGATCATCATGCCCGTGAGTATTTACCAGATGACGCGTGGTGCGCTGGTGCTGTGGGTCGGCCTGTTTAGTGTGCTCTTTTTGCACCACCACTTGCGTCTGTACGAATGGCTGAGTCTCTTGATGGTCATGCTCGGTGTCGCGATTGTGGGCCTGAGCAGCGTGCTCGTGCACCCCAAGCCGACGATGGCGCTCCTGGCCTACGTCACGAACACGAATGATGCGAGTGCAGCGGTGAATGCGATTCTCGGTCTGTGCATGGTCCTCTTTGCCCAGATCTTTGCCGCGATGCAGTTTGTCTATGAAGAAAAGGTGATGGGCGACCACGAGGTGGAGCCGACGCTTGCCGTCGGTCTCGAGGGCCTGTTTGGCTCGCTGCTTGTCCTGATCCTCATGCCGATTCTGCACTTCTTTATCGGCTCGACCAAGGCCGGGCACGGCGGCTTCTTTGACATGGTCACCGGCTGGCACCAGCTGATCGACAACCCCCCCGTGCTGtggggctcggcggcgtgtgccgcgAGCATTGCGCTGTACAACATGTTTGGCCTGAGCGTCACGCGCACGGTgagcgccacggcgcgcagcaccaTCGACACGttccgcacgctcggcatctGTGCCGTGAGTCTGTGGCTCGGCTGGGAGGTCCTGCAGCCGCTGAGCGGCCTGCTGCAAGGCCTGGGCTTTGCTTCGCTTGCGTACGGAACCTTTGTTTTCAACGGAGTCGTGGCCCCTCCCTCGTTCCTGCTgaccgaggaggagcgcgcggcccaAGCCTAGTTTGATACCCCCTGTAGAGGTCCGTAAACGCGTCGCATACAAACAACGATCCATATCCATACACGCTACGGTACACTACACTCGCTTTACTCGTTGCCAAAGCGCATACCCTCCTCGATGGCAAGCACCAGCTTGTTTTCCAGCACCTCCATCGAAGGGTAAGGCGGCAGGTCGATGCGGTTGAAGCACGTGTGCGACTTGGGCAGCTGGTTCACCTCGCCCGACTTCTCGATGGTGAAGCGGCGCGGTCCGTCGGAGCCCTGCAGGTCCTTGAAACCGTTCACCGGGATACGCGAGGTACCGGTGGCGAactgcagcaggcgcgagcgctgctcggcgggccACTTTTGGACGCACTGCCAGAACCACTGCACGACGTCGTCCTGCTCGCTGAACCCACGGTAGTCCGTGAAGCGCTTCCAGTCGTCCACGTCGATCTCCGACATACCGCCcatgagcagctcgagctcgcgctcgtcgaacACGTTGATCAAATCCAGCGGAATCAGCTCCGAGAAGCCCGAGATAAACGCGCGGAACTGCTCCTCGACACGCGTCACGATACGCCACTCGAtcatgcgctcgacgtacTCGCGCTTGTTTTCGTCGGTGACCTCGATGTTCTCGCCGTTCGGCTTGAGCTCGACGGTGATCATCTCGCCGAACTTGTCCTCGATCGCGGAGAAGGACTCCTCCATGATGCCCTCGATCGGGTTGTCGAGCATCCACTGCAGCGAGCGGTGGTAGTCTGCGTCGACGCTCTCCATGTCCGACAGGAGAATCTTTTTCTTGAGGATCATCTTGTAGAAGGACACGATAAAGTGAGCGTCGAGGAAGCGGCGGTGGAAGATGGCCAGGCCGAGCACACGGCCGATGAACTTGAAGTAGTTCAGGTGCTCGGGGTTGATGCCCGAGTGCGGGTTGATCTGCAGCGTGTAGTTGTCGTGCGCGCTGTACTCAAACAGACAGTAGAAGGGATTAAACATTTCGTGGGAAAGCAGGAAGAAGAACTCACGCGAGACACCGCCGTAatcgagcgcgtcctcgccctcAAACTTGATCATGAGGCGCTTCTTGAGATCGTTCGGCTGCTGCCGCATGATCTCCGCGTACGAGTCCTCAAAGatgtgcgtgcggcgcaccttgACGTGGCACTGGCCAGGGatcgggcgcagcgcgggctGCGAGCGGAAGTAGATGAGCTTGCGCCTAAAGTCGCGCTTGTACTGCGGCACGTTTTGGTCGAGCGAGCTGGGGAGACGGGGGTCGTCCCACGTCGTCGTCTTTGTGTTGTGGTCCACAAAGTAGACGCGGGCGGTCGACGTGAGACGCATCTCCCAGCCGCTCGGCAGGGGGCCGAGCTGGCTCACGCTCTGCGGCTGCAGGCTCAAGTTGTTGCCGTTGGGGCCCATGATGCGCAGGATCTGCTGCCTGCGGGGGTCGACCCACGTCGTGGTGCGCGTGTTGTGGTCCACAAAGTAGGGGCGGCCCTCGGCCGTGGTGCGCTGCTCCCAGCCGCTGGGCAGGGGGCCCGAGCCGTTGGCCGTCGCACTGCTCGCCGCAGAGACCGGCGCATTGTCGCCCTGGCTGCCGCCCGCATTTCCTTGGCCGTTTTCCACGCCAAGGaagtcgtcggcgaccgccaTATTGTTCATGCGCACGCGGTCCACCTCGGCATTCTGGCGCTGGGTCGCAGCGTCGTGCGAGGGGCGCGtccacgtcgtcgagcgcgtgttGTGGTCGACATAGTAGGTGCGGCCCAGGTGGTCCGTACGGCGCTCCCAGCCCTGCGGCAAGGGGCCCTGGTCGTCCGCAcgcgactcgctcgcgtggcgcgcaagcgccgtcgcgcccggGCTCACCACCGGCGCGTTTGCGCTCGGGACCGAgaggctcggcgcgcgctggctGGCCGTGTCCTGCGACACGACCACCGGCACGGCCgggtcgagcgacgagccgtCCGGGCGCGTGtgctcgaccggcgcctgGACAACCGGTGCCGtggcacgcggcgcctcggtctcgaCCGCCGGAGCAGCCGGCGTGGGCGACGAGACGTCAACGGCCGGgaccggcgccggggccgcctgcgcctgcgacgacgcgctctcgtggggcagcggcgcagagACGTTCGTGTTTAGGTCAATGATCAGCTTGCCGTGCACGACGAGGTTGTCGTTCGACTTCTTCAGGTCGCGCGTGAGGAGCGCCTtcccgccgagctcgaggtcAATCACGTCTGCGACGCGGACGTTGATAACGCCGAGGAAGCCCTGGTCGCGCTTCTTGAACTTTTTCTGGTCAAAGATCTGCACGGCAACTACCGAGGCGTCGTTCACGGTGATGTCAAACGAGTCATTCCAGTAGGGGTTGAGCGTCTTTTTGATCACCGACGTGGTGTGGGTCTGCTCGCCATCCACCGTAACGATCGCAAATGGGTCGGGCAGGCGAAATACATCGCGCTTCGACAATCCATCCGCAGCGACAACGGTGatgcgcaccttgcgcgccATCCGTCCCGGGGCAGCAGCGCTCACCATCCTAACTCTGCGACGGTGGCCAGGAGGaacggcgcgtggcgccgcCACAGCCCCCACGTGCCAGCGCCACGTGCTTTTCTCTGACCATGTCCGCGTTCTcagccgcgcagcagcagcgcgccacggcgctcTACCGCTCGCTGCTCCGCacgacgcgtgcgctctTTGCGGGCGATGCGCATGCGACCCAGGCAGCGTACGACGAAACACGGCGCAAGTTCCTCGAAGcgcgcacggagcgcgatgcgcaaAAAATTGACGAGGGCCTCGAGATGGGCGAGCAGATCGTCTATTTGCTGAAGCACAATGTCGTGCAAGGCGTTGACGAGGACCAGTCGCAAAGATACAAGCTGCGGTTTACCAAGGATACCGAGCTCGGCTCGAACGACAGCATCAAggtgcgcccggcgccgtcgctcgccgagatcaAAAAATCGCGGGgatcgcgcacgtcgtgtGCGGGGCTgcacaccgccgcgcggccgcaggTGCGTGCGTACtcgacacgcgcacgcgacgagAAGCTGCCCCGCCCGGTGCCGCAGTTTccgcagcgcgtgctgctcgccgacggctcGTCGATCCAGCTGACCACGACGTCGCCCCGCCACCTCACGCGCCTGACGCGCGACTATACGAACCACCCGCTGTGGAACCCGACGATGGGCCACCGCACGGATGCTGATACGGAGGACGACAccggccgcctcggccgcttccgccgccgctttgcggaggaggccgcgcaggcgcagcagtCCATCTCGTtcgacgagggcgaccTCGACTGGATGAGTGGtggccgcgaggcgcgcgagggcACGCCGATGGTTACCAAGAAGGCCAAGGGCAAGGGCCGCAAATAAAAGCTAGGTAGACTATGCACTTTCCTTGGCAGGCGTCCGGCCCCAGGCCAGCCTGACCTCTTTTCCATCGATCTCGACCTTTACTGCGAGGCTctccgcggcgcgctcggcggcgtcgcgcgaggTAAAGTTGACAAAGGCGCAATGCGACGCGGGGACGAGCGTCACGCCGCGGATCTGCTCCTGCTTCAGGCCGGGCACGGACGCGAGgaacgcggcgcgcaggctcTCTTCGCTCATCTCGGGCAGGCCCGAGAGAAAGAGCGACATGATCATGGGGTTCGCCGGGGGCACGAGTCCTTTGGCGCTTGCGTGCTTTTGGAGGATGGAGCGTGCGACGTGGTCGTTGGTGCCGTGGTAGCGGTCCGCGACGCTCTGCTTCGGATTCTCGGTGGGAATCTCGTGGCGGTACGGgcacgcctcgccgcgcgtgcaggCACCGCGCGCGTAGAACGAGCAGACGTGCGGCCGATTCCGCTTATAGTccggcgtgtcgcgcgcgagcttctCGAGGACGGCGTGGcccgcacgctgcggccccgagctcggcgtaTTCTGCTCCTCGCCCATGACCGCCTCCATGCGGTTCACGTAGTACTGGCGGTTGATGTCCGAGGTGGGTATCGCACTCTGGATGTtgagcgccgtgtcgcggACGTGCGTCGGGAGCTGGTAGTCGAGGTCAAGGATACACGTCTGGCACACATTCTTCAGCTTCGCACACGTCGTGCAGATCTCCGTCTTCTTGAACCGCATCCCTGCGCCGGGGTTCCAGCGGAAGACGGTAAAGGGGCGGCCACAGACCTTGCACTCTttgccgaggtgctgctTCGACATGCGCACGTACGGGTTCGGACCGAGGCACGTCTCACACAGAATCGGCGTgtccgcgctcgaggagcccgcgctcgcggcgcccTGCTTGTTCAGGAAGCCATAggactgcgtca from Malassezia japonica chromosome 1, complete sequence includes the following:
- a CDS encoding uncharacterized protein (SECRETED:SignalP(1-20); EggNog:ENOG503NY8A; TransMembrane:1 (n7-15c20/21o529-547i); COG:S; CAZy:CE4), which translates into the protein MKGHYQLLLLTLLATGLARAEIEQFNETQGLGTDHCATGDGVLCDATKSDIDALLDDHFFPQAGQPATIQQGDEHAQQLWSEIREAHVLPDDVEVKPKSTSSHFGTNGTGYNTTSDPDCWYTATKCTTPKHANLTGDLAACLEPDTLGLALSSGENGTHSDLFDLLDQHKLKATLFYSGSNVRSSPSDARRALSDGHVLCGHSWSQRSMTTLSNEDAFAELFYTAKAIKLATGVTPLCWRAPFGDVDDRIRAIATGLGLETVSQDKKEAYSMSTFVSNYTQLNATDKKLVPVTTCRNVTFPYAENITYPDFEQFIQGNYTVPGLPSNDTLHENLLGNFSAISLLGGGHASSHASSHTSSSSTSHAGSSGGSAPKAPPPPANNGGDKGAPPPYSPPANNGGNNGGDKDAPPPYSPPANNGGDKGAPPANNGGSGNAGNAAAGAVAGGAAGAAGGHVINHNRPYTSSDAASDPSGTSNSSSTASTPSESVVTTVMKDSTSVYTMTSHPSTTATAIHYSEHNSAAGLSSAKASLSAIVCTLAAVSFVTVMS
- the HOS2 gene encoding histone deacetylase (EggNog:ENOG503NWW7; COG:B), whose product is MVVLEFAAAANAEKPTLPTFSSAPFFYDRTKTGSDGAPELTQGALLADAKHTQAHTNPSVSYYFPVGVSDYHYGERHPMKPARLALTNRLVHGYGLHKYMDVYSPRWATREELEMFHDSDYVDFLSTVNPSTPLSAAFTRFNFADDCPVFDGMYDFCRAYSGASLAAARRLAAGTTDVAINWTGGLHHAKKFEASGFCYINDIVLAILELLRTYPRVLYIDIDIHHGDGVQEAFYTSNRVLTVSFHKYGNDFFPCTGDISEVGIGLGKHFCLNVPLQDGIDDSAYVSLFKSVIEPCIYTFRPGAIVLQCGADSLGLDRLGCFNLSIAGHGECVAFTKAFGIPLLVLGGGGYTIRNVARCWTYETSVLTGTQVPDDLPNTPYDAFFAPTHRLHEPLLARVENQNPRSSLERIRVQILEQLRYMHGAPSVQMHELPPDLAGGWVDEPVKEEE
- a CDS encoding uncharacterized protein (TransMembrane:9 (n8-17c22/23o46-63i135-159o165-185i192-214o234-258i270-296o322-343i355-372o384-408i); COG:E; COG:G; SECRETED:SignalP(1-22); EggNog:ENOG503NV5U) — protein: MAGMNARTGLLVLGMLVTDMQCVENCEPDSPGKRVEYSQPVWQTLQMFMGELCCLVPFLFRIARRRWRRYLREKAMQNAENQSLISVDESYIVPYGGVHASFLRVNVPNLFGGFMPVDTEGGTGRMRQRGVHWTTTAVLFLFPAACDICATTLMNAALIIMPVSIYQMTRGALVLWVGLFSVLFLHHHLRLYEWLSLLMVMLGVAIVGLSSVLVHPKPTMALLAYVTNTNDASAAVNAILGLCMVLFAQIFAAMQFVYEEKVMGDHEVEPTLAVGLEGLFGSLLVLILMPILHFFIGSTKAGHGGFFDMVTGWHQLIDNPPVLWGSAACAASIALYNMFGLSVTRTVSATARSTIDTFRTLGICAVSLWLGWEVLQPLSGLLQGLGFASLAYGTFVFNGVVAPPSFLLTEEERAAQA
- a CDS encoding HECT-type E3 ubiquitin transferase (COG:H; EggNog:ENOG503NWRW), whose protein sequence is MVSAAAPGRMARKVRITVVAADGLSKRDVFRLPDPFAIVTVDGEQTHTTSVIKKTLNPYWNDSFDITVNDASVVAVQIFDQKKFKKRDQGFLGVINVRVADVIDLELGGKALLTRDLKKSNDNLVVHGKLIIDLNTNVSAPLPHESASSQAQAAPAPVPAVDVSSPTPAAPAVETEAPRATAPVVQAPVEHTRPDGSSLDPAVPVVVSQDTASQRAPSLSVPSANAPVVSPGATALARHASESRADDQGPLPQGWERRTDHLGRTYYVDHNTRSTTWTRPSHDAATQRQNAEVDRVRMNNMAVADDFLGVENGQGNAGGSQGDNAPVSAASSATANGSGPLPSGWEQRTTAEGRPYFVDHNTRTTTWVDPRRQQILRIMGPNGNNLSLQPQSVSQLGPLPSGWEMRLTSTARVYFVDHNTKTTTWDDPRLPSSLDQNVPQYKRDFRRKLIYFRSQPALRPIPGQCHVKVRRTHIFEDSYAEIMRQQPNDLKKRLMIKFEGEDALDYGGVSREFFFLLSHEMFNPFYCLFEYSAHDNYTLQINPHSGINPEHLNYFKFIGRVLGLAIFHRRFLDAHFIVSFYKMILKKKILLSDMESVDADYHRSLQWMLDNPIEGIMEESFSAIEDKFGEMITVELKPNGENIEVTDENKREYVERMIEWRIVTRVEEQFRAFISGFSELIPLDLINVFDERELELLMGGMSEIDVDDWKRFTDYRGFSEQDDVVQWFWQCVQKWPAEQRSRLLQFATGTSRIPVNGFKDLQGSDGPRRFTIEKSGEVNQLPKSHTCFNRIDLPPYPSMEVLENKLVLAIEEGMRFGNE
- a CDS encoding uncharacterized protein (COG:J; EggNog:ENOG503P8GP) → MSAFSAAQQQRATALYRSLLRTTRALFAGDAHATQAAYDETRRKFLEARTERDAQKIDEGLEMGEQIVYLLKHNVVQGVDEDQSQRYKLRFTKDTELGSNDSIKVRPAPSLAEIKKSRGSRTSCAGLHTAARPQVRAYSTRARDEKLPRPVPQFPQRVLLADGSSIQLTTTSPRHLTRLTRDYTNHPLWNPTMGHRTDADTEDDTGRLGRFRRRFAEEAAQAQQSISFDEGDLDWMSGGREAREGTPMVTKKAKGKGRK
- the SLT11 gene encoding Pre-mRNA-splicing factor slt11 (BUSCO:EOG09263BDA; EggNog:ENOG503NTXR; COG:A) — translated: MSYGFLNKQGAASAGSSSADTPILCETCLGPNPYVRMSKQHLGKECKVCGRPFTVFRWNPGAGMRFKKTEICTTCAKLKNVCQTCILDLDYQLPTHVRDTALNIQSAIPTSDINRQYYVNRMEAVMGEEQNTPSSGPQRAGHAVLEKLARDTPDYKRNRPHVCSFYARGACTRGEACPYRHEIPTENPKQSVADRYHGTNDHVARSILQKHASAKGLVPPANPMIMSLFLSGLPEMSEESLRAAFLASVPGLKQEQIRGVTLVPASHCAFVNFTSRDAAERAAESLAVKVEIDGKEVRLAWGRTPAKESA